The genomic region GAATTAACTCGATATTTGAGCATGCTGAGAGAACCCATAATATATTTTCACTCTGATATCATATGATGCTATATGTACGTCCGGGACGCAAAAAATCGTGATGAGGCTTGGTTACTCGATTGGATTGAGGAGGCGGAGATTGAAGACCCAGCATTTCGGTCCCGGGATTATGTAATTGCACTTAACGAAGAGACATCTCGGAAAGCTGGATTTGGTCGAATTCGGAATCATAGCGACGATAGTGGAACGTTTTGTGAACTCACAGTCCTATTCACATTACCAATGTGGCGTAATCAGGGCGTTGGTGCACACGTTATTGAGCGGTTAGTTGCAGAGGCAGCTGATAAACAGTATGAGACGGTATATGTGTTTACAACCGAGCCCGGATATTTCACGATGTTTGGGTTTCAGCCACAAGAATCAGGTCAGCTTGACCCACATGTAACAGATCGATTTGAGACCGTGCGTGAAAGTCGTGAAAGCAACAACAATCGGTTCGTAGCACTATCAATCAATACTGGAGAATTGACCGTTCCACAGCGACTTCGTGATCGGTTCAAGCGTGCACATCCATCAGATGAACCCCCGGAAGGTGAAGTTGTCATTGAAGAGACAGCTGAAGACTTCGGGATTGACCCAACAGAGACAACGTATAAATATGATACTGGTTAGGTCAGATTGCTACTTGTATTAGAAGTGATGGATATCATGTTATACATCCGGCTGTCCGCTTCGGATTTACAGGGAAAGAGGGAGAGTGCCTCGGGGCTACTCTGAGGGTAAATCCCGTCTAACAATTCATCAAAACTATGTATATACTCCAGTTCCAATTGAAAAGGATCTAGAAGTCGCTAAGTTCAACCCTCGTATTTCAACTCAAATCTAA from Haloquadratum walsbyi C23 harbors:
- a CDS encoding GNAT family N-acetyltransferase; its protein translation is MYVRDAKNRDEAWLLDWIEEAEIEDPAFRSRDYVIALNEETSRKAGFGRIRNHSDDSGTFCELTVLFTLPMWRNQGVGAHVIERLVAEAADKQYETVYVFTTEPGYFTMFGFQPQESGQLDPHVTDRFETVRESRESNNNRFVALSINTGELTVPQRLRDRFKRAHPSDEPPEGEVVIEETAEDFGIDPTETTYKYDTG